Genomic DNA from Comamonas resistens:
AAGCCAGCCAGCCACTCAGGATTTTGTAGCAGTCCCCGAGCCTACCGCAAAGCCGGAAGCGGAAAACAACCGCCAAAGCTGGATGGAGCGCCTCAAGGCCGGCCTGCGCAAGACCGGCTCCAGCATCGCCACCGTCTTCACCGGCACACAGATCAACGACGCACTTTATGAAGAGCTGGAAGATGCGCTGCTGATGGCCGACACCGGCGTCAAGGCCACCGAGCATCTGCTGGCCGACCTCAAGCGCCGCGTCAAGGAGACCAAGACCACCGAGCCCGCCGCCGTCAAGGCGCTGCTGGCCGATGCCCTGGCCGACCTGCTCCAGCCGCTGGAAAAGCCGCTGACGATTGGCGAACACCAGCCCACCGTCATCATGGTGGCCGGCGTCAACGGCGCGGGCAAGACCACGTCGATCGGCAAGCTGACCAAGCATCTGGCCGACAGCGGTCAGACCGTGCTGCTGGCCGCGGCCGACACCTTCCGCGCCGCCGCGCGCGAGCAGCTGGGCGTCTGGGCCAACCGCAACACCGTGGAGATCATCAGCCAGGAAGGCGGCGACCCCGCAGCCGTGAGCTTCGATGCCGTCTCCGCCGGCAAGGCCCGCAAGAAGGACGTGGTGCTGGTCGATACCGCAGGCCGCCTGCCCACGCAGCTGCACCTGATGGAAGAGCTCAGGAAGATCAAGCGCGTGGTGAGCAAGGCCGACGGCACGGCGCCGCACGAGGTGCTGCTGGTCATCGACGGCAACACCGGCCAGAACGCCCTGACCCAGGTGCGCGCCTTCGACGACGCACTGCAGCTGACAGGTCTGGTGGTCACCAAGCTCGACGGCACGGCCAAGGGCGGCGTGCTGGCGGCCATCGCGCAGGAGCGCCCCATTCCCGTCTATTTCATCGGCGTGGGCGAGAAGATCGAAGACCTGGAAACCTTCAGTGCCAAGGAATTTGCCCAGGCGCTGCTGTCCTGATCTGCTACTCAAGCCATAGCTGCCAGCGCTGGATTTTTCAGGAATTCAGGCGCTTTCAGCCCTAGAACCTATCAAAGGAGCGCGCAAGGCGCTCCTTTTTTATTGCCGGGCCGCCCCAAGATAAAAGCGCCGGGGCCGCCTAGGTCCTCCCGGAGGGAGAGCGTGGGATGCCATTTTTATTCAGGCCTGCAATTGCTGTTTGAGCCATTTGCCGTAATCGCTCAGGCAGAGTTCGGTACGCATGGTGATTTGCGGCACCTCGTAGCCATGCTGCTTGCGCAGGAGTCCGGTCAGCCGCGTCAGGACTTCGGGCAGGGTCTTGCAGACCAGCCGCCATTCGGGCGTGGCCTGCAGCACGCCATCCCATTCATAGTAGGAGGTGATGCTTTCCGTCTGCACGCAGGCCGCCACGCGGGCGGCAACCAGTGCACGGGCCAGATCATCGGCGTCAGCCGCATGGGCCACCGTGGTTGTCACCACGCACAGCGTGGTCCACTGGCTGTCCTGGAGAGGGTCTTTGGAGCGCATTGTGGAGATCATGGGCGATCAGTCTAGGTCAGTGCGCTCCGGAGCATCCAAGCCTTATCCCGCAACGGTGCAGGATTTTCATGCCGGATACAGACCCAGCT
This window encodes:
- the cutA gene encoding divalent cation tolerance protein CutA, coding for MISTMRSKDPLQDSQWTTLCVVTTTVAHAADADDLARALVAARVAACVQTESITSYYEWDGVLQATPEWRLVCKTLPEVLTRLTGLLRKQHGYEVPQITMRTELCLSDYGKWLKQQLQA
- the ftsY gene encoding signal recognition particle-docking protein FtsY; the protein is MFSFFKKKPNPPDVVDTTPAAETAAAPAPAVPARPEPQDTPATPAENGSSSWWRKPFGGGSAAKHTESQPATQDFVAVPEPTAKPEAENNRQSWMERLKAGLRKTGSSIATVFTGTQINDALYEELEDALLMADTGVKATEHLLADLKRRVKETKTTEPAAVKALLADALADLLQPLEKPLTIGEHQPTVIMVAGVNGAGKTTSIGKLTKHLADSGQTVLLAAADTFRAAAREQLGVWANRNTVEIISQEGGDPAAVSFDAVSAGKARKKDVVLVDTAGRLPTQLHLMEELRKIKRVVSKADGTAPHEVLLVIDGNTGQNALTQVRAFDDALQLTGLVVTKLDGTAKGGVLAAIAQERPIPVYFIGVGEKIEDLETFSAKEFAQALLS